GATGCGCGGCTGCGTGCGCGCGCATCGCGCGGGGCGCGGCGAACGGCGGCGGCTTGCGCGTGCGGACGCGTGCCGCGCACCGCCGCGGAGATGTCGATGTCGGGCGGCAGCCGAGCCCGCGCCGCCGCCCGAATCGTTTCGGAATGCTCAGAACACCTTCACAGGCACGTTCACGACCAGCCGGTATTCCTGGTTGGTGCTGTCCGAGTAGTGCGTCGAGCCGACGTGCCACATCGCGATGAACGTGATCTTCGTGTCCTTGAACTTGCCGCTCTGGATCGTGTATGACGGGATGAAGCCGAACTCGTGATGGCGGCCCTGCACCGGCGCGCCGTCCTTCCAGTAGATGCTCGAGCGCGTCGGATCGAGCGCCGCGCTCGCGGAGCCATCCGCGCCCCAGCCCGTCACGCCCCACACCATCGCCTTGAAGCCGGGCAGCCCCGCCTCCTTGCCGTAGAACGTGTAGCGCAACTGCAGCGATTTTTCGTGCGGCGCGTTGTAGTCGACGTCCATCGAATCGACAAGGAAGATGCCGTTCGTTTCGTTCAGGTAATCGAAGAACTGATCGCCGAGCACCTGCTGATAGCCGAGCAGCAGTTCGTGCGGACCGTGCTGCGCGGCGAGCGACAAGCTGTACGCGTTGTTGTCGATCTTGCCCTGGCGCGCGTCGCCCGTGTCGTGCGTCGAATAGAAGTTGCCGAAGCCCGTCCACTTGACCGTCTGCGGCGAGCCGTAGCTCTGCTTGACCGAGCCGTAGTACTGGCGCCATACGTCGTCGGCCTGGCCCGCATAGAACGACGCCGAGCCCGTCGACGAATAATCCCAGGTGCCGCCCAGGTACGTGAAGCGATCGACGCGCGTGCCGCCGTATTGGGTCGTCAGGTTCGTGAGCGTCGTGTGGCCGCGCGCGTTCGTCTTCGTGAAGCTGCCCGCTTCGAGCATCACGTTCTTGAATTCGTTGCTGACGATCGTCGCGCCGAGGAACGTCGGCGGCAGCGCGCGGTTGTCGTGCTGCTCCAAGAACGGATTGTCGACCGCCTGCAAACCGTACTTGATCACGGTGTTCGAAATGCGCGCCTTCACGTCATAGATGCCGGGAAACGCCCAAGCGAGCTGGTTCGAGCCGCCGCCGCCCTTCGCGATGTGCACCATGTTGCCCGCGCCCGCGCCGCCGTCGAGCTTCAGCGCCGCGTAGATCGACGCGTCGACGCCGAAGCCGATCAGCCCGCCCGTATAGCCGGACTCGAAGTTCGCCATCACGCCCTGGATCCACGCGCGGCGATGCGGCCCGCCCTTCGCATCGAGCACGTCCGCGTAGTTGCGGAACAGCACGTCGAAATGACTGTCGGCAATGAAGCCTTTCGATTTCGACTGGCTCGACACCGGCTCCGGCGGCATGACCTCCTGCGTGGCGTCGGCGTTGATGATCGCGTTCGGCGTCGTCGCCTGCTGCGCAAGCGTCGCGGCGGGCGCCGCCTTCGCCGGCGCGGCCGGCGCCGCGTCATCCGCACGCGCCGCGCCTGCGATCGACACGCCGGCGAGCATCGGCAGTCCCCACGCGAGCAGGACTGCTCGCGCGACCCTCTTCATCGATTGATGTTGTGTCATTGCGCTTCTCTTTTTATGTTGACAACCCACTCGCCGGCCGCGCATCGCGGCCGGCGACACCCCGACGCGCCGCCGTGACGACGCGTCTTCCCGCGACGCGAAGATCATCCGCGCCGTCCACACCCCTGTTGGCTTGTTGTGTCTTTGTCGGTACTGCTCAGCGCTGCGCGCCGGCGGCGCCGGCCCGAATGCAAGCGACGCGCGCGGCCGATCCGCCGCGCACCTCGGGCTGCGGCACCTCGCGCGCGCAGGCGTCGATCGCTTCCGGACACCGCGTGCGAAACGCGCAGCCCGACGGCGGATCGAGCGGAGACGGCATCTCGCTCGCGAGCAACAGCGGCCGCCGCGCGCGCTCGCGCGCGGGCTCCGGCGTCGGCGCGGCGGCGAGCAGCGCGCGCGTGTATGGATGCTGAGGCGCGCCGTACACGTCGCGGCGCGTGCCGAATTCCATCACGCGGCCTAGATACATCACGAGCACGCGCTGGCTGATCGCCTTGACGACCGCGAGATCGTGCGCGACGAACAGATAGGACAACGACAGCTCGCGCTGCAGATCGCGCAGCAAGTTGACGATCTGCGCCTGGATCGACACGTCGAGCGCGGACACGGGCTCGTCGCAGATCACGAGATGCGGCTCGCCGATCAACGCGCGCGCAATGCCGACGCGCTGGCACTGGCCGCCGGAAAATTCGTGCGGATAACGAAGCAGATGATGGACGTTCAGACCGACGCGCTCGAGCATCGTCAGCACGCGGCGGCGCACTTCTTCGCGGCCGATGCCCGGCCGATGCGTGACGAGCGGTTCGGCGACGACCTGCTCGATCGTCATCCGGGGATCGAGCGACGCGAGCGGATCCTGAAAGATCATCTGCATCTCGCGGCGGATCTTGCGCGCGTCGCGGCGCGCACCGCTCGCGATCGGCTCGCCGCGCCATTGCACGGTGCCCGCCGTGATCGGCGCGAGGCCGATCAGCGCGCGTGCGAGCGTCGACTTGCCGCAGCCCGATTCGCCGACGAGCCCGACGGTCTCGCCGCGCTTCACGTCGAACGACACGCCGTCGACCGCGCGCAGCGTGCCTTTCGGCGACCACGGGTAGCCGCCGAGCGGCACGCGGAAATGCACCTTGAGATCGCGCACCGACAACAGCGCATCGACGTCGTGCGATGTGTCGTTGCTTCGCGCGCCGGCGTCGGGCGCACCGACACCGGCGGTTCCGACGCCGCCCGGCGCATCCGGCGAAGCGGAAACGAACGAGGAAGTAGAAGAAACGAGATCGGTCGCGGCGCTCATCGCAGCCCTCCCATGATTTCCGCGATGGGCCGATGACACGCGCGCACGGCGCCCGTGTCCGAATAGGCAGTCAGCTCGGGGCGCTCGGCGCCGCATCGATCGGACGCATGCGAGCAGCGCTTCGCGAACGCACAGCCGAGCATGCCCTGGCCGGGCAGCGGCGGGCTGCCGGGGATCGCGACGAGCGGCGTGTCGTCGGGCGCGTCGAGTCTCGGCAGCGCGTTCAGCAGGCCGATCGTGTACGGATGCGACGGCGCGGAGAAGATCGCATCGGCGCTCGCGTATTCGACCGTGCGGCCCGCATACATCACCATCACGTCGTCGGCGAGCCCCGCGACGACGCCCATGTCATGCGTGATCAGCACGATCGACGTGCCGTGCTCGCGGTTCAATTCGCGCAGCAGCTCGATGATCTGCGCCTGCACGGTGACGTCGAGCGCGGTCGTCGGCTCGTCGGCGATCAGGATCTCCGGCTCGAGCAGCAGCGCCATCGCGATCATCACGCGCTGGCGCATGCCGCCCGAGAACTCGTGCGGGTACATCCGGATCCGGCGCGCGGCGTCAGGAATCCTGACTGCTTCGAGCGCTTCGATCGCGCGCCTGATCGCGTCCTTGCGCGACATCTTCCGATGCAGCTGCAGGCTCTCGGTCATCTGCCGCTCGATCGTCAGGAACGGATTGAGCGAGGTCATCGGATCCTGGAAGATCATCCCGATCCGGTTGCCGCGCACTTCGTTCAACTGCCGCATGCTCATTTCGAGCAGATTCTCGCCGTCGAACAGCGCTTCGCCGGACGTCGAGCCGTTGCCCGCGAGCAGGCCCAGCAGCGCCATCACCGTCTGGCTCTTGCCGGAGCCCGATTCGCCGACGATGCCGAGCGTCTTGCCCGCTTCGAGCGAAAACGACACCCCCGACACCGCGTCAACCGGCTCGCCTTCCCGGCGCGTGAAGCGCACGCCTAGATTCCTGACTTCGAGTAGCGCCATCTCAGCGGTCCTTCGGGTCGAGTGCGTCGCGCAGACCGTCGCCGACGAAGTTCACGCAGTAGAGCGTCACGCACAGCATCACCGCCGGCGCGAGGAGCAGCCACGGCATCGCTTCGAGCTTCTGCGCGCCGTCCTGGATCAGGACGCCCCAGCTCGTCATCGGCTCCTGCACGCCGAGTCCGAGGAACGACAGCACCGATTCGGTCAGCACGATCGTCGGCACGCTGACGGTCGCGTAGACGACGACGACGCCGAGCAGATTCGGCACGATGTGGCGCCGGACGATCGTCGCGGGCGCGACGCCGATCGCACGCGCCGCGTCGACGAACTCGCGCGTGCGCAGCGACAGCGTCTGGCCGCGCACGACGCGCGCCATGTCGAGCCACGAGAACGCGCTGATCGTCAGCACGACGAGGATGAACGAGCGGCCGAACAGCGTCATCATCAGGATCGCGATCAGCAGATACGGGATCGCATACATCATGTCGACGACCCGCATCATCGTCGCGTCGACGCGCCCGCCGGCAAAGCCCGCGATCGCGCCCCACGCGACGCCGAAGAGCCCCGACACGAACGTGCCGAGCAAGCCGACCTCGAGCGACACGCGCCCGCCGATCAGCGTGCGCACGAGCAGATCGCGGCCGAGCTCGTCGGTGCCGAACCAGTGCATGTTCGCGAGAGTCGGCGCGAGGCTGATCGACGACCAGTCGCTCGCGGCGGGATCGTTAGGAGAAAGAAGCGGCCCGACGAAGCACGCGAGCGCGATCAGTACGAGCACCGCAAGGCTCGCGAGCGCCGCGCGGTTGCGCACGAAGCGCCGCGCGGCGAGCTCGAGCGGCGTGCGCGAGCGCGGCGGCGTATCGGCCGGCCGAGGCAGCTCGATCGAAGAGGAAACAGGCGTCATCGCGTCGCCCTCTCAATAACGGATGCGCGGATCGAGCCACGCATACGCGAGGTCGACCAGCAGGTTGAACAGCACCGCGCAGACGGTCGTCAGCACGACGAGACCGAGTACGAGCGTGTAGTCGCGATTGATCGCGCCGTTGACGACGAGCTGTCCGAGGCCCGGCAGCGCGAACACCGATTCGGTCACGACAGCCGCGGTGATCGACGAGATGCAGACCGTGCCGAACAGCGACACGACGGGCATCAGCGCGGGCTTCAGCGCATGGCGCATCACGATCGTGCGGCCGGGCAGGCCTTTCGCGCGCGCGGTGCGGATGAAGTTGCTCGACAGCGTCTCGATCATCGACCCGCGCATCACGCGCGCGAGCAGCGACACGTTGATCAGCGTGAGCAGCGCGACGGGCAGCACGCGATAGCGCCAGCCGCCGTCGCCCCAGCCGCCCGCGGGCAGCCAGCCGGCACCCTCGGACGTCTTCAGCAGGATCGCGAAGATCAGCACGAGCACGGGGCCGAGCACGAACGGCGGAATCACGTTGCCGAAGTTGCCGATCAGCATCACGACGCGATCGACAATGCTGTCGCGCCGCACGGCGGCGATCGTGCCGAGCAGCACGCCGAGCACGATCGACAGCGGAATCGACACGCCGCCGACGCCGAGACTCACGGGCAGCGCCTTGCGCACGAGATCGTTGACGGTCCAGTCCGTATAACGGAACGACGGACCGAGATCGCCGTGCAGCAGCGAGCCGAGATACAGCAGGTACTGCTTCCACATCGGCTCGTCGAGGTGGTACTTCGCGTTCAGGTTCGCGAGCGTCGCGGCGGACAGCTGCTTCTCGCTGTCGAACGGCCCGCCGGGCGTGAAGTGCAGCAGCAGATAGCAGACGGTGATGACGGCGAGAATCGTCGGCACCGCCCACAGCGTGCGCCGCAATGCATAGGCCAGCATGATCGGCTCCGCTCAGTGCTTGGTCAGATACATGTCCTGCGAAGCGCGCATGTCGATGTAGTTCGTCAGCGTGTAGCCGCCGACATACGGCTTCACGAGACGGTCCGCCGAATACTGGAAGAGCGACACCATCGGATATTCGCTCATCGCGAGGTCATGCGCCTGCGTGAGGAGCGCCGTGCGCGAGCTGTCGTCGAGCTTCTGATTCGCTTCGGCGACGAGCGCGTCAACCTTCGGATTGCAATAGCCGACCGTGTTCTGCGGGCTGCCGCAGCGGATCAGATCGAAGAAGGTCATCGCGTCGTTGTAGTCGGCGAACCAGCCGTCGCGCGCGACCTGCACCTTGCCGTCATGACGCTGCTTCATCAGCACCTTGAACTCGACGTTCTCGAGCTTCGCCGTCACGCCGAGCTTCGTGCGCCATTCGGACGCCGCGAAGAGCGCAACCTTCTTGTGCAGGTCATTCGTGTTGTAGGTGAGCGTGAACGTGAGCGGATTCGAGTCGCCGTAGCCCGCCTGCTTCAGCAGGCTCTTCGCATACTCGACGCGCTTGCCCATCGGCCACGACGCCCAGTCCGGCGTGAACGGCCGCTGCACGCCCTTCACGCCCTTCGGCATCAGCCCGTACATCGGCACTTCGCCCGCCTGCGTGATCTTCGACGTCAGGATCTCGCGGTCGAGCACCATCGCGAGCGCTTCGCGCACGCGCTTGTCCTTCAGCGCCGAATCGCTGTTCTTCAGGTAGTAGTAGTACGTCGCGAGCTGCAGCCCCGGCCGCAGCTCCTTGCCGAACTGCTTGCTGACCTGGCCGAAGCCGCCCGCGGGAATCGAGTACGTGTAGTCGATCTGGCCCGCCTGGTACATCCGCAGCGCCGTCTCGTCGTTCTCGATCGGCAGATAGGTCACCTTGCGGATCACGACGTTGCGCGCATTCCAGTACTTGTCGCTCTTCGCCATCACGATCCGGTTGTTCGGCTGCCAGTCGACGAGCGTGTACGGGCCGTTGCTCACGATGTTCTTCGGCTGCGTCCATGCGCCGCCGAACTTCGTCACCGTGTCCTTGTTGATGGGCGCGAGCGGCGCCATCGCGGTCAGCTCGGGAAAGTACGACACCGGCACCTCGGTCTTCACTTCGACCGTGTACGGGTCGACCGCGCGAATGCCGAGATTCGTCGGCGGCTGCTTGCCCGCGATGATCGCCGACGCGTTCTTCACGAACTCGACGAGGATCGTGTACTTCGAGCCCGTCTTCGGATCGGCGAGACGCTGCCACGAATACACGAAATTCGCGGCCGTCACCGGCTGGCCGTTGCTCCACTTCGCGTCATGACGCAGCTTGAAGATCCACGTATCCGGCGCCTTGTGCTCCCACGACTGCGCGACGCCCGGCACCACGCTTCCGTCCGCGGCGATGCGCGCGAGCCCTTCGAACAGATCGAGGCCGATCGTGTTGCCGGTCCACGATTCGATGTGACCGGGATCGAGCGATTCGATTTCGGCGGGCACCTGCCGCGTCAGATCCTGCTGATCGGAGAGAACGACATTCGAGGGAACGGAGACGGCCGAGGCGAACGGCGCCGTGGTCAGGGCGAGCGCGGCCAGCACGGCCGCGAAGGCATGCGTGTGTTTCATCGTGTGCGATTGGTAGTGGTAGCGGGAAAGCGACGCGCGACACAAGGCCGTGCGCGGCGCGGCGCGAAGAACGCTTAAGGCTGCGAAGAAACGGGGGGCCCCTGGTGCCTGTATTTCATGTTAGTCATCCTTACGTTGCTTTCGACAGGCACCCCGTTCGAAGAAACGAAGGAATGCCCCGCCTTAGAACAACCTCGGCGTCCCGACCCAGACCACCACCGACTCGATCTTCGCGGTGTTGACCCAGCTATGCGGGACCGTCGACTGGTAATGCGCACTATCGCCGGCGTGCAGGACGAACGTCTTGCCTTCCAGCGTCAACGACACTTCACCTTCGATCACATACAGGAATTCCTCGCCTGCATGCGTCGTGACCTCGGACCGTTTCTGCCCCGGCGGCATCCGCACGAGAATCGCCTCGAGCTGGCGCCCTTCCGGCACGTTCGTCAGCCGCGCAAACAGGTTCGCCGAATCGGCGAAGCTGAAGAAACGCAACTGATCGCCGCGGCAAACCGAACGCTCCTCGCTCGGCGTCTCGACGAAGTACTGCACCGTGACGCCCAGCGCATGCGCGATGCCGGCCAGCGACGTGATGGACGGCGACGCGAGCCCGCGTTCGACCTGCGACAAAAACGGCTTGGAAATACCCGCGGCAGTCGCTGTTTCGTCGAGCGTGCGCTTCAACCGCTGCCGCAGCGCCCGAATCTTGCTACCGAGCGCGACGCCGGCATTGGCAGGCCGCGTGTTTTCAGTGGAAGGAACCATAGCAGGCCGAAATCTTATCGTCAAAAAATGTTTGATGGAAAATAACGAAGTTTGATAGATATGACTTACTCTTCGTCGTCTCGAGCAGCACTGCCAGCACGAAACGGATGCCGCGAGCCGCGGCGCCGAGATCGAGACAGCACGCTATCTTGCCAGACTCGCCGTCTTCACAGGCAAGCTCCACGCGGGTTTGCGCGTGTTGCCACAGATGACGGCAAACGGCTTTCAATCAGCCCACAACCATGAGCAGCAAAGAAGACAGCCCTCTTTTTCGGGGATTACCCTGAGTGACGAAGATCCGACAGGCCGCGAGAATCGCGGCCGCCTCGCGGACCGCGACGATCTCGCGGCCCGCCCGTTTTTCACCGGCGACGGCGCGCGGCCTATCCGCTGCGCGCGGCGCCTCGTCTTGCGTCCCGATCCGGACGCTTGCCTGCCTATCGACATGACATCCCTTTCCTCTTTGTCGCGCGCCGCACGCGCACGCCTTCGCACCTCGCCGCCCGCACCGCACCGCCCTCGCGCCAGCGCCGATCCGCCGGGCCCGGCCCGCCGCCGCGTCGCGGCCGGCGTCTCGCCCGCTATCCGTCGCGCCGTCGCGCGCGGCGTTTCGTCTGCTCAATCCGGAGGTGCACAATGAATACTCGCGTGTCCCAGACCCGCTCGTTTACCACGGTCTTTCTGATCGAAATGTGGGAGCGCTTCGGCTACTACGGGATGGCGGCCCTGCTCGTCCTCTTCATGGTCGACAAGCTCGGCTTCACCGACGGCCATGCAAACCTGACCTGGGGCGCGTTCACCGCGCTCGTCTATGCGTCGCCGTCGATCGGCGGCTGGATCGGCGACAAGGTGCTCGGCGCGCGCCGCTCGATGATCGCCGGTGCGATCGTGCTGTGCGCGGGCTACCTGATGCTTTCGATTCCGAACGATCATCTCGCGTTCATGTATGCGTCGCTCGGCGTGATCGTCGTCGGCAACGGGCTCTTCAAGTCGAACGCCGCGAACCTCGTGCGCCGCATCTATGAAGGCGACGACGCGCGAATCGACAGCGCGTTCACGATCTACTACATGGCGGTCAACATCGGCTCCACCGCGTCGATGCTCGCGACGCCGTGGATCAAGGATCACTGGGGCTGGCACGCGGCGTTCGCCGTCTGCTGCGCGGGCATGGCGCTCGGCATCCTCAATTTCGTGCTGATGCATC
This genomic stretch from Burkholderia oklahomensis C6786 harbors:
- a CDS encoding cupin domain-containing protein gives rise to the protein MVPSTENTRPANAGVALGSKIRALRQRLKRTLDETATAAGISKPFLSQVERGLASPSITSLAGIAHALGVTVQYFVETPSEERSVCRGDQLRFFSFADSANLFARLTNVPEGRQLEAILVRMPPGQKRSEVTTHAGEEFLYVIEGEVSLTLEGKTFVLHAGDSAHYQSTVPHSWVNTAKIESVVVWVGTPRLF
- a CDS encoding ABC transporter ATP-binding protein, producing the protein MALLEVRNLGVRFTRREGEPVDAVSGVSFSLEAGKTLGIVGESGSGKSQTVMALLGLLAGNGSTSGEALFDGENLLEMSMRQLNEVRGNRIGMIFQDPMTSLNPFLTIERQMTESLQLHRKMSRKDAIRRAIEALEAVRIPDAARRIRMYPHEFSGGMRQRVMIAMALLLEPEILIADEPTTALDVTVQAQIIELLRELNREHGTSIVLITHDMGVVAGLADDVMVMYAGRTVEYASADAIFSAPSHPYTIGLLNALPRLDAPDDTPLVAIPGSPPLPGQGMLGCAFAKRCSHASDRCGAERPELTAYSDTGAVRACHRPIAEIMGGLR
- a CDS encoding ABC transporter ATP-binding protein — its product is MSAATDLVSSTSSFVSASPDAPGGVGTAGVGAPDAGARSNDTSHDVDALLSVRDLKVHFRVPLGGYPWSPKGTLRAVDGVSFDVKRGETVGLVGESGCGKSTLARALIGLAPITAGTVQWRGEPIASGARRDARKIRREMQMIFQDPLASLDPRMTIEQVVAEPLVTHRPGIGREEVRRRVLTMLERVGLNVHHLLRYPHEFSGGQCQRVGIARALIGEPHLVICDEPVSALDVSIQAQIVNLLRDLQRELSLSYLFVAHDLAVVKAISQRVLVMYLGRVMEFGTRRDVYGAPQHPYTRALLAAAPTPEPARERARRPLLLASEMPSPLDPPSGCAFRTRCPEAIDACAREVPQPEVRGGSAARVACIRAGAAGAQR
- a CDS encoding peptide ABC transporter substrate-binding protein, with the protein product MKHTHAFAAVLAALALTTAPFASAVSVPSNVVLSDQQDLTRQVPAEIESLDPGHIESWTGNTIGLDLFEGLARIAADGSVVPGVAQSWEHKAPDTWIFKLRHDAKWSNGQPVTAANFVYSWQRLADPKTGSKYTILVEFVKNASAIIAGKQPPTNLGIRAVDPYTVEVKTEVPVSYFPELTAMAPLAPINKDTVTKFGGAWTQPKNIVSNGPYTLVDWQPNNRIVMAKSDKYWNARNVVIRKVTYLPIENDETALRMYQAGQIDYTYSIPAGGFGQVSKQFGKELRPGLQLATYYYYLKNSDSALKDKRVREALAMVLDREILTSKITQAGEVPMYGLMPKGVKGVQRPFTPDWASWPMGKRVEYAKSLLKQAGYGDSNPLTFTLTYNTNDLHKKVALFAASEWRTKLGVTAKLENVEFKVLMKQRHDGKVQVARDGWFADYNDAMTFFDLIRCGSPQNTVGYCNPKVDALVAEANQKLDDSSRTALLTQAHDLAMSEYPMVSLFQYSADRLVKPYVGGYTLTNYIDMRASQDMYLTKH
- a CDS encoding ABC transporter permease, with protein sequence MTPVSSSIELPRPADTPPRSRTPLELAARRFVRNRAALASLAVLVLIALACFVGPLLSPNDPAASDWSSISLAPTLANMHWFGTDELGRDLLVRTLIGGRVSLEVGLLGTFVSGLFGVAWGAIAGFAGGRVDATMMRVVDMMYAIPYLLIAILMMTLFGRSFILVVLTISAFSWLDMARVVRGQTLSLRTREFVDAARAIGVAPATIVRRHIVPNLLGVVVVYATVSVPTIVLTESVLSFLGLGVQEPMTSWGVLIQDGAQKLEAMPWLLLAPAVMLCVTLYCVNFVGDGLRDALDPKDR
- a CDS encoding OprD family porin — protein: MTQHQSMKRVARAVLLAWGLPMLAGVSIAGAARADDAAPAAPAKAAPAATLAQQATTPNAIINADATQEVMPPEPVSSQSKSKGFIADSHFDVLFRNYADVLDAKGGPHRRAWIQGVMANFESGYTGGLIGFGVDASIYAALKLDGGAGAGNMVHIAKGGGGSNQLAWAFPGIYDVKARISNTVIKYGLQAVDNPFLEQHDNRALPPTFLGATIVSNEFKNVMLEAGSFTKTNARGHTTLTNLTTQYGGTRVDRFTYLGGTWDYSSTGSASFYAGQADDVWRQYYGSVKQSYGSPQTVKWTGFGNFYSTHDTGDARQGKIDNNAYSLSLAAQHGPHELLLGYQQVLGDQFFDYLNETNGIFLVDSMDVDYNAPHEKSLQLRYTFYGKEAGLPGFKAMVWGVTGWGADGSASAALDPTRSSIYWKDGAPVQGRHHEFGFIPSYTIQSGKFKDTKITFIAMWHVGSTHYSDSTNQEYRLVVNVPVKVF
- a CDS encoding ABC transporter permease subunit, which translates into the protein MLAYALRRTLWAVPTILAVITVCYLLLHFTPGGPFDSEKQLSAATLANLNAKYHLDEPMWKQYLLYLGSLLHGDLGPSFRYTDWTVNDLVRKALPVSLGVGGVSIPLSIVLGVLLGTIAAVRRDSIVDRVVMLIGNFGNVIPPFVLGPVLVLIFAILLKTSEGAGWLPAGGWGDGGWRYRVLPVALLTLINVSLLARVMRGSMIETLSSNFIRTARAKGLPGRTIVMRHALKPALMPVVSLFGTVCISSITAAVVTESVFALPGLGQLVVNGAINRDYTLVLGLVVLTTVCAVLFNLLVDLAYAWLDPRIRY